A stretch of DNA from Nerophis ophidion isolate RoL-2023_Sa linkage group LG18, RoL_Noph_v1.0, whole genome shotgun sequence:
GCTACTCATTAGCCACATGTTAGCCACACGTTAACAGCACATTAGCCACATGTTAGCCACAAGTTAGCTACTCATTAGCCACACGTTAGATACTCATTAGCCACATGTTAGCCACATGATAGCTACTAATTAGCCACACGTTAACAGCACATTAGCAACATGTTAGCCACACGTTAAAAGCACATTCGCCACATGTTAACAGCACATTAGCCACATGTTAGCCACACGTTAACAGCACATTCGCCACGTTAGCCACACGTTAACAGCACATTAGCCACATGTTAGCCACGTTAGCTACTCATTAGCCACATGTTAGTAGTACATTAGCCACATGTTAGCCACACGTTAGCTACTCATTAGCCACATGTTAGCCACACATTAGCTACTTATCAGCGACATGTTGGCCACACGTTAACAGCACATTAAACCACATGTTAGTCACACGTTAACAGCACATTAGCCACATGTTAGCTATGCGTTAGCTACATGTTAGCCACACGTTAACAGCACATTAGTCACATGTTAGGCACACGTTAGCTACTCATTAGCCTAATGTTAACCACACGTTAGCTACTCATTAGCTACATGTCAGCCACACGTTAGCTACTCATTAGCCACACGTTAGCCACATGTTAACAGCACATTAGCCACATGTTAGCTACTCGTTAGCCACACGTTAGCTACTCATTAGCCACACGTTAGCTACTCATTAGCCACATGTTAGCCACACGTTAACAGCACATTAGCCACATGTTAGCCACAAGTTAGCTACTCATTAGCCACACGTTAGATACTCATTAGCCACATGTTAGCCACATGATAGCTACTAATTAGCCACACGTTAACAGCACATTAGCCACATGTTAGCCACACGTTAAAAGCACATTCGCCACATGATAACAGCACATTAGCCACGTTAGCCACACGTTAACAGCACATTCGCCACATGTTAGCCACACGTTAACAGCACATTAGCCACGTTAGCCACGTTAGCTACTCATTAGCCACATGTTAGTAGTACATTAGCCACATGTTAGCCACACGTTAGCTACTCATTAGCCACATGTTAGCCACACATTAGCTACTCATTAGCCAAATGTTAGCAGCACATGTAACCTGTGTTTGTCAGCAAGGCGTGTTTCCAAGTTGCCACTGAAGACGTTCCACACGTAGACGGCGCCATCTGCTGATCCAGCCGCCACAAAGCCAGCGTCGGGGCTGCGAAGACATCCAGACTGACGTGTGAGCCAAACTACCGAGCCAAAGGGAGCGTTTTATTAATGGCTTTATTGGTATTTGTGAAGGCCACCTGATGGCCGCCTTGGTGCTGTCACTGCCACACTTGAAGCCCTCGGCCCTGAGGGCACACAGAATGTGTTAGTTAGCCTGTGAAAACCACGCCACGCCGCGTCAACCGGTGTTTACCTGAAGGCGGCGCTCTGGCTGCTGCACCTGCGCACGTCCAGCAGTTGGAGGCCGTCGTCACGACAACAGCTGAGCAGCTGACGGCGGTCGGCGCTGAGGTCCAATGACGTGACTTTGCCCTGAGCTTCCAGCTCGTGAACGCAGCTGGCCAGCCTGCGACAGCACGGACTCATTAGCATGCTGCACTTCCTGTCAGGTCCACTTTACAAGTTTaggactgttagcatgctaacattactgtgctagctcttttttttttttttttagctaattgcaTAGGTATAATCCTCAATTATATATTGgtccttgatgcatgctaatgttagcatgctagtattttatacacttttttgaagtacacacctcagagtagtacatttttgtacataagttagcattttagcttttttaacaggtgtacacctcagcattgaatattttgttacttgaccaaTGACACATTTTAGCTTGTTAACGTGACTATGCtggcttttttagctaattttctgGGTATACTCTGACGTGTGTAATGGTTAATGgcttatatttgtatagcgcttttctacctttaaagtgctcaaagcgctttgacactagttccacattcacccattcgcacactgatggcgggagctgccatgcgaggccctaaccacgacccatcatgagcaagggtgaagtgtcttgctcaaggacacaacggacgtgacgaggttggtagaaggtggggatcgaaccaggaaccctcaaaaaaagtgtataaaaggatattaccacatgggctcaggaatatttcagaaaaccactgtcagtaattacaattggtcgctacatctgtaagtgcaagttaaaactctactatgcaacaccaaagccatttatcaacaacacccagaaatgccgccggcttcgctgggcccgagctcatctaagatggactaaggcaaagtagaaaagtgttctgtggtctgacgagtccacatttcaaattgtttttggaaactgtggatgtcgtgtcctccggaccaaagaggaaaagaaccatccagattgttctaggtgcaaagttgaaaagccagcatctgtgatggtatgggggtgtattagtgcccaagacatggttaacttagacatctgtgaacgcaccattaatgctgaaaggtacatacaggttttggagcaacgtatgttgccttccaagcaacgttatcatggacgcccctgcttatttcagcaagacaatgccaaaccacgtgttacaacacggtagcttcatagtaaaatagtgcggactagactgacctgcctatagtccagtcctgtctcccatagaaaatgtgtggcgcaatatgaagcctaaaataccacaacggagactccggactgttgaacaacttaagctgtacatcaagcaagaatgggaaataattccaactgaaaagcttaaaaaatttgtctccacagttcccaaacgtttactgagtgttgttaaaagtaaaggccatgtaacacagtggtaaaatgcccctgtgacaacttttttgcaatgtgttgcttgccattaaattctaagttaatgattaattgcaaaaaaaaaaaagtttctctgttcaaacattaattatcttgtcttagGAGTCTAaatgaatatatgttgaaaattatttgcaaatcattgtattctgtttttatttaccatttacagtgtgccaacttcactggtttaggatTTTgcttatgcatttttttttatcttgccgcaataaccattgaaaaaaaaaaaagttacctaGTGTCCCAGAATCGGATCTTTTGGTCAAAATGTCCGCTGATGGTGAGGTTGTCGGAGCAGACGACGTCGCTGCAGAAAGACAGCACGTCCACCAGCCGAACACCTGAGCGGCACAAGAGTGGTGTTGATGAGAGTACTAATGCCCCCTGTTGGTGGACGGTGTCACCTACAGGCGGCTCTGTTTGGGTCCCACAGTCTGATGGTCCCGTCTGCACTTCCTGTGACCACCTGATGAAGACTGAACCTTGCAGCGGTCACCTTCCTCTTGTGACCTGTCAGAGTCAGCTGAaacgcgcacgcgcacgcacgcacgcgcgcacacacgcacgcacgcacgcacacacgcacacacacacacacacacacacacacacacacacacacacacacacacacacacacgcacgcacgcacacacacacacacacacacacacacacgttatcattcggaatggagaccaagtttttgatcatgacttgtggggaccaccctttctacaggttgtggaggcataaagaaTTGAGGTAAAATggtcactgcccagttagctcatacacgtctttaaatcaatcaatcaattaatcaatcaatcaatcaatcaatgtttatttatatagccctaactcactagtgtctcaaagggctccacaaaccaCTACATatgttaagtgggagaacttgcacaatcggcggccgTCCAAACACTTCTCTGCCCcactgcacatacacacacatattgataaacatacatatagacatatatacgcacacatactttttagggaccgatgtccctttgggacagaggaccctattgaatttctagcgttttatttgtatttgttaccttcttgagacctccgaaaaaggcctacctctttaggactaaCCTTTCTagctatataaagatttgtatttgcaacattaataatatgtacatactatgcaaatagaaaaaaggtaagctttaagttatttttgttcagtttttttgtttgtaattgtttttaaatcttcattatttacttgaagttatcacagtatgtctctatatacataaatctctggattgatgaagtaatgtgctgatcattcttaagttaaagtaccaatgattgtcacacacatatgagatgtgacaaaattattctctgcatttgacccatcaccccctgggagatgaggggagcagtgagcagcagcggtgctgcgcccgggaatcatttatggtgatttaacccccaattcaaacccttaatgctgaatgccaagcagtgaggcaatgggtcccatttttatagtctttggtatgactcggccggaatcagaactcacgacctaccgatctcagggcggacactctaacccaggggtagggaacctatggctctagagccacatgtggctcttttgatgaatgcatctggctctcagataaatcttagctgacattgcttaacaagataagtaatgaataattccgctggtaatcacgatattaaaaataacgttcaaaatataaaacattgggcttcacggtggcagaggggttagtgcgtctgcctcacaatacgaagttcctgcagtcctgggttcaaatccaggctcgggatctttctgtgtggagtttgcatgttctccccgtgaatgtgtgggttccctccgggtactccggcttcctcccacttccaaagacatgcacctggggataggttgattggcaacactaaattggccctagtgtttgaatgtgagtgtgaatgttgtctgtctatctgtgttggccctgcgatgaggtggcgacttgtccagggtgtaccccgattgtagctgagataggcgccagcaaccccccgcgaccccaaaagggaataagtggtagaaaatggatggatggatataaaacattctcattcattttaatccctccatctgttttctaccgcacctgttcaagaaatgacaatattattaaaaagaattagagacttattatactctaaaaatgttggtcttacttaaaaaatgcacgcatttagttgtattcagtgttaaaaaatatgatatggctctcacggaaatacatattaaaatatttggctttcatggctctctcagccaaaaaggttcccgacccctggtctaaccactaggccactggggAGCCTGGGGAAAAAGAATTGGTTCtttatggggaccaaatttaaataattttgcataattcacacacatttgtacgtgactactgaggaccattttaaAAAGCAgcaagtgcagtaccagctacagcccaaTGAGGGGgatgctgtgcaaatgtctcacactgtaaccagtaaacatgttttatgggccaaagcttaaaaatcactggggcatcttcagaatggatctgactatcatttaaaaaggtttccctttaggggacctgttttttggtccccataccgtcagaggtcccccaaaggtgactgtgtaaactaAGGGTCCCCAAACCTTTTGACACGGGCGCagtattgggttaaaaaaatttgaccACGGGCAGcgctttatatatacatatataaataaatacaatctaaactgtcttttccttaaactgaacaaaagtcatacatccactgatgtttaaaaactctacactcgaagtctaatttatgtttccccaacgattttgccattttttcccctcttgcactaattgactgaaagattgCGCGCTTGCCGCCTTTGTAGCGCAAGCGTGATTACGTCTCGTTACcgctgggaaaatgcatttttagacaatattatTTGCTTGTGAGCGGCTAGGAAACCCAATAACAAGCGGTACGAAATGGATTGATGGACgggcgaaaaaggacagattaaaaaaaattcataaataccatttattgattttttttagtcGGGACAAccagcgggccggattttggacgctggcgtgtcgtatctgcctaggagaaccagtaacaagcggtagacaatggattgaaggatgggcgaaaaaggaaaaatttaaaaatataataataattaaaaaaaaaaaaagataataataatatatatatatatatatattttttttttttttacttggtattaCCCGCGTGCCGGTATTTGGATGCTGGCGTGCcttatctgcctaggagacccagtaacaagcggtagaaaatggattgaaagatgggcgaaaaaggacagatttaaaaaaataataataataaaaaataatataaataataaataaaaaaattatatatacacacacatacatatatatatatatatatatatatatatatatatatatatatatatatatatatatatatatatatatatatatatatatatatacatatatttatttatttttattatttttttacttggtatTACCCGCGGgacggattttggatgctggtgtgccttatctgcctaggagacccagtaacaagcggtagagaatggattatCGGATGGGCGAAAAAGAACAGAataaaacaaatttgaaacaaaaaataaataaatacaatttttatttactttttagccaGGACTACTCGAGtagcgggccggattttggacgctggcgtgccgtatctgcctaggagattcagtaacaagcggtagaaaatggattgatggatgggtgaaaaagaacagattaaagaaataataattaaaaaaaataaattaatctatctgtgttggccctgcgatgaggtggcgacttgtccagggtgtacgccgccttccgcccgattgtagctgagataggcgccagcgccccccgtgaccccaaaagggaataagcggtagaaaatggatggatggaataaaatcaaatgtatttatttttttaaacttttttacgCTGGCCGGAtattggacgctggcgggccgtagtttggggacctctggtgtaaacagagcgatgtccccattaggaAGCATTACCAGAAAACACACACGCACGATACGTACACACACCCATAATGCGGTTGTGACCTTGTTGGCGTTACCTTGGGAACGGGGTCATCCAAACGCCACATCAACGCAGACTTGTCGTACGACCCAGCCAAAATCCTGTGCCcctgagggaaaaaaaacaaaaaaacaaaacaggctTCCTTCTTTACGAGCGCTTGGACGCCATACCCACCGTCGGGTCAAACTCGACACAGGTGATGCCCTCAGTGCTCCCGTCCAGGCTGGCCCTGTGTCTTAGGGCACCTGATGACATCACCGATGGAGGCATGTTAAATTCTGTTCCATGGTGCGGACAAGGCGCTGCGTACCTGCTCTCACGTGCCAGAGTTTGACCATCCTGTCAGTTCCTCCACTGGCCAGCAGGGCAGAGCTGGAGCAGAAAGTGGCTGCGTTAACTCCCTGCTCATGTGCGTCCTGTGAAATGACAAACACTTCAGAACTACTCCCAAAGTCTGTACCGGGACTGTATTTAGTCCAGACCAGGACGTGGGCCCATATTGCATCTTACCAGGACCTGAAGGGCGCGGACTGGAACTCTGGCAGACATAGAAACTCTGACAGGACCCAGCAGGTCCTCCTCCAAACCACAGAGACTTTGGCCCCGCCTTTTCCTGGCGACAGAAAGAAGACTTCCTGGATTTTTGCCATGTTAGccatagacatcttctaagtcaggggtcaccaacctttttgaaaccaagagctacttcttgggtactgattaatgcgaagggctaccagtttgatacacacttaaaaaaatgtgccaaaaatagccaatttgctcaatttacctttaataaataaatccatatatatataaaaaatgggtatttctgtcattccgtcgtacatttttttccttttacggaaggttttttgtagagaataaatgatgaaaaaaaacacttaattgaatggtttaaaagaggagaaaacaggaaaaaaatgaaaataaaattttgaaaaatagtttatcttcaatttcgactctttaaaattcaaaatttaaccgaaaaaaagaagagaaaaactacctaattcgaatctttttgaaaaaaattaaaataaataatttatggaacatcattagtcttttttcccgattaagattaattttagaattttgatgacatgttttaaataggttaaaatccaa
This window harbors:
- the LOC133537028 gene encoding protein Atg16l2, translated to MADAKTWKRHVVHQLRRRDQQQQHMFRDLIGFYSRLVEKTSLTNLILRCSAGVPERSNAPSSPLLEMTHLEKTTGELAYQVVELQKQMKIKENILEDQQERLLQEERWLKDTLDVSYQLRTRVERVEEENRLLKKKYDGLMEQQRWAESQLREEKVRGSRLLEDMIHPKQQAAARMNTRNERRSSSISLANLRRLSFKESSPEKSHGRLLRSASESSPSILTTIKELFEKRRGQSLCGLEEDLLGPVRVSMSARVPVRALQVLDAHEQGVNAATFCSSSALLASGGTDRMVKLWHVRAGALRHRASLDGSTEGITCVEFDPTGHRILAGSYDKSALMWRLDDPVPKLTLTGHKRKVTAARFSLHQVVTGSADGTIRLWDPNRAACVRLVDVLSFCSDVVCSDNLTISGHFDQKIRFWDTRLASCVHELEAQGKVTSLDLSADRRQLLSCCRDDGLQLLDVRRCSSQSAAFRAEGFKCGSDSTKAAISPDAGFVAAGSADGAVYVWNVFSGNLETRLADKHSAAISAICWSLSGEYVASVDKRGRAVLWSDI